A genomic region of Megalobrama amblycephala isolate DHTTF-2021 linkage group LG6, ASM1881202v1, whole genome shotgun sequence contains the following coding sequences:
- the LOC125269601 gene encoding L-rhamnose-binding lectin CSL3-like, which produces MCLNYHNSLFLMSDVGFIKVLKANYGRTDCKTCASGKPADQLSNTRCLAQSSLSTMSARCDGTKSCTIPAVNSVFSDPCYGTSKYLDMLAFNSCELNASNSVFSDPCLGVHTYLEVTYSCK; this is translated from the exons ATGTGCTTAAACTACCATAATTCTCTATTTTTAATGTCAGATGTGGGATTCATAAAGGTTCTTAAAGCCAATTATGGGCGGACTGATTGCAAAACGTGCGCTAGTGGGAAACCAGCTGATCAGCTCTCAAATACACGCTGTCTTGCACAGTCATCTCTCTCCACAATGTCCGCTCG GTGTGATGGAACAAAGAGCTGTACTATTCCTGCAGTAAACTCCGTTTTCTCTGATCCTTGTTATGGTACTTCTAAATACCTGGATATGTTGGCGTTTAAT tcttgtgaactaaatgcttCAAATTCTGTCTTCTCTGATCCATGTCTGGGTGTCCATACATATCTGGAAGTGACATACAGCTGTAAATAA